In a genomic window of Trueperaceae bacterium:
- a CDS encoding ParA family protein, whose product MKVLTFFNHAGGVAKTSTVRDVGYVLAEMGRRVLLIDVDPQANLTRWLGVEDDIALSQTIYPAVLGDADRDSDPGARAGDDDLVLPEPLAVHGMGLIPSNLNIAIVEREILSVFMGVVRLREAVRRLQGYDYVLIDPPPSLGQLSALAVVAADRIVVPLPTNRKGLDGIPTVIRMVREYRKAARNLDIALFVLTQHDRRTRHDRDSLEIIREQLAAVAPVSTPLASRPAYYSDAQVQGMPIPVYAPGSEADLEVRRVTAELLERLEG is encoded by the coding sequence GTGAAGGTGCTGACGTTCTTCAACCATGCAGGCGGGGTGGCCAAGACCAGCACGGTCCGCGACGTCGGCTACGTCCTCGCCGAGATGGGCAGGCGCGTGCTGCTCATCGACGTCGACCCGCAAGCGAACCTCACGCGCTGGCTGGGCGTCGAGGACGACATCGCCTTGTCGCAGACCATCTACCCCGCCGTGCTGGGTGATGCGGACAGAGATAGCGATCCCGGTGCGCGTGCGGGAGACGACGATCTCGTGCTACCCGAGCCCCTCGCCGTTCACGGCATGGGGCTCATCCCGAGCAACCTGAACATCGCCATCGTGGAGCGCGAGATCCTCAGCGTCTTCATGGGCGTCGTCAGGCTGCGCGAGGCCGTCAGGCGCCTACAGGGTTACGACTACGTGCTCATCGATCCGCCGCCCAGCCTGGGGCAGCTATCGGCGCTGGCGGTCGTCGCCGCCGATAGGATCGTCGTGCCCCTACCGACCAACCGCAAGGGCCTGGACGGGATCCCTACCGTCATCCGGATGGTCCGCGAGTACCGCAAGGCGGCGCGCAACCTCGACATCGCGCTCTTCGTGCTCACGCAGCACGATAGGCGTACGCGCCACGACCGTGACAGCTTGGAGATCATCCGTGAGCAGCTGGCGGCCGTGGCGCCCGTGTCTACGCCGTTGGCGTCTAGGCCGGCGTACTACTCGGATGCGCAGGTTCAAGGCATGCCCATCCCGGTGTACGCTCCTGGCAGCGAGGCGGACCTGGAGGTCAGGCGCGTGACCGCGGAGTTGCTCGAACGACTGGAGGGGTGA
- a CDS encoding peroxiredoxin: MLQVGDNAPDFALSDQDGNVHRLSDQRGSWVVVYFYPKDDTPGCTTEACQFRDALPHFGNIGAKVYGISADDRASHEAFAEKFDLNFPLLTDPDMTTINAYGAYGEKEVGGEKRMGILRQSYLIDPQGRVAHAWTTVVPDGHADEVRRVLEGFRAGVA; the protein is encoded by the coding sequence ATGCTCCAAGTCGGCGACAACGCTCCCGATTTCGCGCTAAGCGATCAAGACGGCAACGTCCACAGGCTCTCGGATCAGAGGGGTTCGTGGGTGGTCGTGTACTTCTACCCGAAGGACGACACGCCCGGGTGCACCACGGAAGCGTGCCAGTTCCGCGACGCGCTGCCCCACTTCGGGAACATCGGCGCGAAAGTGTACGGCATCTCGGCGGACGACCGGGCCAGCCATGAGGCCTTCGCGGAGAAGTTCGACCTCAACTTCCCTCTGCTCACCGATCCGGACATGACCACCATCAACGCGTACGGGGCTTACGGTGAGAAGGAGGTGGGCGGAGAGAAGCGCATGGGCATCCTCAGGCAGTCCTACCTGATAGACCCGCAGGGTCGGGTAGCGCATGCGTGGACGACGGTGGTTCCGGACGGCCATGCCGATGAGGTCAGGCGCGTGCTGGAGGGGTTCCGGGCCGGGGTGGCCTGA
- the dnaE gene encoding DNA polymerase III subunit alpha, translating into MGGENDRLSALLNVHSYYSFGAGTASPTTLVERAAALGYQYLALTDDLNVTGVVELFKAAEEHKIRALIGATVPVSIGNEAYPFVLIATSREGYATICELITVALARAERAALLSELLAHNRDVILLSGPRDGVVANLLARRRITELQDLLKRVEEAFHGRFYLQLFHDRYRWDERRARVIRNLAKHLGLPAVSAPEVRYATPDDYRLYDALTCARLGISVQQPHANRPQNSCQALPSPAEVLDRLPFPDAALNTGWVGERACFELASEDQTGRRFITPPRSRLARGNEAPIELLEARCRKALLKRYSGDDLTKAEARFETELKAIIGEHKMADFFLVTAEITDFCDRQGIMAAGRGSAAASIVCYLLGITKTEPLANDLLFERFMHTGMKTMPDIDIDIASDRRQEVLDWVEERFGAETHAMVCNKITYHLPLAIQDLGRALGLPPELRDRLTKALGRDFRGLWPRYAAHAAVAFAEVLGDAPVAFTFLKLLSSMEPGHARHLAPHCGGVVLGHHPLSHYSPTEHASGGSKLLQLDKDDAEELGLVKLDLLGLRMLAALGWAREEVMRLDGVWLDLGNLPEDARVWDLMAEGSTMGLFQVESPSQQHTSRVMRSRNLHDLAHQVALIRPGPIQSGTVHPYLKRRQGLEEVTYWHPKLEPILAKSYGVLLFQEDVLRIAVSFAGMDWVEADRFRKKVSGWGDFEDIEPHREDFVARAMRHSDATRAQAEKVFEAVKGFQGFGFAESHAWAFAIHAYASGWLRINYPAEYLTAVFNDAPGMWSHSTKRQEARTWGVPVLPLDISASGATRFYCERVRLDGKTVKAMRPPLSTVKGITEATAVKVLHERLQRGPYASADDAHRRLSLAQEQFEALVRAGAFDSLQDRRDALFRVGALSNTHASGGFELLTAAPDTPPLATLELEKQFTWDHETMSFSPLEVHALDFMRSQLRELECVPLASLRRRPRHATVRTAGLVVSRQKPPTAKGFAFYVLEDGPVRAQLIIPPDLWESHRVMVRDAAILVADAVVEDTGYQVTLKASTLASLPSPISVRGYHFG; encoded by the coding sequence GTGGGTGGCGAGAACGACCGACTGAGCGCGCTCCTGAACGTGCACTCGTACTACAGCTTCGGGGCGGGCACCGCGAGCCCGACCACGCTGGTCGAACGGGCCGCCGCGCTGGGTTACCAGTACTTGGCGCTTACGGACGACCTCAACGTCACCGGCGTGGTCGAGCTGTTCAAGGCTGCCGAGGAGCACAAGATCCGGGCGCTGATCGGCGCCACCGTCCCCGTGAGCATCGGCAACGAGGCGTACCCGTTCGTGCTCATCGCCACGTCGCGAGAGGGCTACGCCACCATCTGCGAGCTGATAACCGTCGCCCTGGCGAGGGCGGAACGCGCCGCGCTCCTGTCGGAACTCCTCGCGCACAACCGCGACGTCATCCTCCTGTCGGGACCGCGAGACGGCGTCGTGGCGAACCTGCTGGCGCGACGCCGCATCACGGAGCTGCAAGACCTGCTGAAGCGCGTCGAGGAGGCGTTCCACGGCCGCTTCTACCTGCAGCTCTTCCACGACCGCTACCGCTGGGACGAAAGGCGCGCGCGCGTCATCAGGAACCTCGCTAAACACCTCGGCCTGCCGGCGGTGAGCGCGCCGGAGGTCCGCTACGCTACCCCGGACGACTACCGGCTCTACGACGCCCTCACCTGCGCCAGGTTAGGGATCAGTGTGCAGCAACCTCACGCCAACCGACCACAGAACTCCTGTCAGGCGCTGCCGAGCCCCGCCGAGGTGCTCGACCGCCTCCCCTTCCCCGACGCGGCGCTGAACACCGGTTGGGTAGGTGAGCGCGCCTGCTTCGAGCTGGCCTCGGAGGACCAGACCGGGCGGCGCTTCATCACCCCGCCCAGGTCGCGGCTCGCGCGGGGCAACGAGGCCCCGATAGAACTGCTGGAGGCGCGGTGTCGGAAGGCGCTGCTGAAGCGCTACTCCGGCGACGATTTGACCAAGGCGGAAGCGCGTTTCGAGACGGAGCTGAAAGCCATCATCGGGGAGCACAAGATGGCCGACTTCTTCCTGGTGACCGCCGAGATAACCGACTTCTGCGACCGCCAAGGCATCATGGCGGCCGGGCGCGGCTCCGCGGCCGCCAGCATCGTCTGCTACCTGCTCGGCATCACCAAGACCGAGCCGCTCGCGAACGACCTGCTCTTTGAGCGCTTCATGCACACCGGCATGAAGACCATGCCCGACATCGACATCGACATCGCGTCCGACCGCCGCCAGGAGGTCCTCGACTGGGTGGAGGAGCGTTTCGGCGCCGAGACCCACGCCATGGTCTGCAACAAGATCACCTACCACCTACCCCTGGCCATCCAGGATCTCGGGCGCGCGCTGGGCCTGCCGCCCGAGCTGCGCGACCGCCTCACCAAGGCCTTGGGACGCGATTTCCGTGGGTTATGGCCGCGCTACGCCGCCCACGCCGCCGTGGCCTTCGCCGAGGTGCTAGGAGACGCCCCCGTCGCCTTCACTTTCCTGAAGCTGCTCAGCAGCATGGAACCCGGGCACGCCCGGCACCTGGCGCCGCACTGCGGGGGTGTGGTGCTGGGGCACCATCCCCTCTCTCACTACTCCCCCACGGAGCACGCGAGCGGAGGCTCCAAGCTCCTGCAGCTCGACAAGGACGACGCCGAGGAGCTAGGGCTCGTCAAACTCGACCTTCTCGGCCTCCGCATGCTCGCGGCGCTGGGATGGGCACGCGAGGAGGTCATGCGGCTCGACGGCGTGTGGCTCGACCTCGGCAACCTCCCCGAGGATGCCCGCGTCTGGGACCTCATGGCCGAGGGCTCCACGATGGGCCTGTTCCAGGTGGAGAGCCCGAGCCAGCAGCACACCAGCCGCGTCATGCGTAGCCGCAACCTCCACGACTTGGCCCATCAGGTGGCCCTCATCCGTCCCGGACCCATCCAATCCGGCACCGTGCATCCGTACCTGAAGCGGCGCCAGGGACTCGAGGAGGTCACCTACTGGCATCCGAAGCTAGAACCGATCCTCGCGAAGAGCTACGGCGTGCTCCTGTTCCAGGAGGACGTCCTGCGCATCGCCGTGAGCTTCGCCGGCATGGACTGGGTCGAGGCCGACCGCTTCCGCAAGAAGGTCTCCGGCTGGGGCGACTTCGAGGACATCGAGCCGCACCGCGAGGATTTCGTCGCCCGCGCCATGCGGCACTCGGACGCCACGCGCGCCCAGGCCGAGAAGGTCTTCGAGGCTGTCAAGGGCTTCCAGGGCTTCGGCTTCGCCGAGTCGCACGCCTGGGCCTTCGCCATCCACGCCTACGCCAGCGGCTGGCTGCGCATCAACTACCCGGCCGAGTACCTGACCGCCGTCTTCAACGACGCGCCCGGCATGTGGTCGCACTCGACGAAGCGGCAAGAAGCGCGCACCTGGGGGGTGCCCGTCCTGCCGCTCGACATCAGCGCTAGCGGCGCGACGCGCTTCTACTGTGAGAGGGTCCGCTTGGACGGCAAGACCGTCAAAGCGATGCGGCCGCCACTCTCGACAGTCAAAGGCATCACCGAGGCGACCGCCGTCAAGGTGCTTCACGAGCGGTTGCAACGCGGGCCGTACGCGAGCGCGGACGACGCCCACAGGCGCCTCTCCCTGGCGCAGGAACAGTTCGAGGCGCTCGTGCGCGCCGGCGCCTTCGACTCCCTGCAGGACCGTCGCGACGCGCTGTTCCGCGTCGGCGCGCTTTCCAACACGCACGCGAGCGGAGGCTTCGAACTCCTCACGGCGGCCCCCGACACCCCGCCGCTGGCAACGCTCGAACTCGAGAAGCAGTTCACGTGGGACCACGAGACCATGAGCTTCAGCCCCTTGGAGGTCCACGCGCTCGACTTCATGCGCAGCCAGCTGCGCGAGCTGGAGTGCGTCCCGCTGGCCAGCCTACGCCGCCGACCCCGCCACGCCACGGTTCGAACGGCCGGCCTCGTGGTGAGCAGGCAGAAGCCGCCGACCGCCAAGGGATTCGCCTTCTACGTCCTCGAGGACGGTCCGGTGCGCGCGCAGCTCATCATCCCGCCAGACCTGTGGGAGTCGCACCGGGTGATGGTGCGCGACGCCGCCATCCTGGTGGCCGACGCGGTCGTGGAGGACACCGGCTATCAAGTGACCCTCAAGGCGTCGACCCTGGCCAGCCTGCCCTCGCCCATCTCCGTCCGGGGATACCACTTCGGGTGA
- a CDS encoding DUF2384 domain-containing protein encodes MATLTWVPEVVPEAGPAGRTIERLLRSKDVSLGAASRRIEEGLPFRVFAELCAGLRLTQGEFAILLQMSGSTLYRRKGSGRFEATESDRLWRYVVLYARAMDVLEAPDAAVEWLHAPNQALEGKTPLASTKDGPGAQRALAVLGRMEHGVFG; translated from the coding sequence GTGGCAACACTGACCTGGGTCCCAGAAGTCGTACCGGAAGCCGGCCCTGCTGGTCGCACCATCGAGCGCCTGCTGCGCAGCAAGGACGTCAGCCTGGGGGCGGCCAGTCGCCGCATCGAGGAGGGGCTGCCGTTCAGGGTCTTCGCTGAGCTGTGCGCGGGCCTGCGCCTGACGCAAGGCGAGTTCGCCATCCTGCTGCAGATGAGCGGGAGCACCCTCTACCGCCGCAAGGGGAGCGGGCGCTTCGAGGCCACGGAGAGCGATCGCCTCTGGCGCTACGTCGTCCTCTACGCCCGCGCCATGGACGTGCTGGAGGCGCCCGACGCGGCGGTCGAGTGGTTGCACGCGCCCAACCAGGCGCTGGAGGGCAAGACCCCGCTGGCGAGCACCAAGGACGGCCCTGGCGCCCAAAGGGCCCTGGCTGTGCTCGGCCGCATGGAGCACGGTGTCTTCGGGTGA
- a CDS encoding RES family NAD+ phosphorylase, translating into MTSGWRIVKERFAATAFDGEGARLYGGRWNSPGRPVVYLGCTPAIAALEILAHNARLNLLETSYVIVEARVPDDAVLDLGPAGLPEGWNDPADPGGAARVGDAWLDSGASLALRVPSAVLPLEFNLVLNVGHPRMGEVEVREAVAFRFDSRLGGT; encoded by the coding sequence GTGACGAGCGGCTGGCGCATCGTCAAGGAGCGCTTCGCCGCCACGGCGTTCGACGGGGAGGGCGCGCGCCTCTACGGCGGCCGCTGGAACTCGCCGGGCAGGCCGGTCGTCTACCTGGGCTGCACGCCGGCCATCGCGGCGCTCGAGATCCTCGCGCACAACGCCAGGCTGAACCTGCTGGAGACGAGTTATGTGATCGTCGAGGCGCGCGTGCCGGACGACGCCGTGCTGGACTTAGGTCCAGCCGGGCTACCCGAGGGGTGGAACGACCCCGCCGACCCCGGCGGCGCCGCGCGCGTGGGCGACGCCTGGCTCGACTCCGGGGCGAGCCTCGCGCTACGCGTGCCGTCTGCCGTCCTGCCGCTGGAGTTCAACCTCGTGCTGAACGTCGGGCACCCGCGGATGGGGGAGGTTGAGGTGCGAGAGGCGGTGGCGTTTCGGTTCGATTCGAGGCTTGGTGGGACGTAG
- a CDS encoding IS3 family transposase, which translates to MIVAYIDAYKASFGVEPICRVLRDHDYQIAPSTYYAFKKRPPSARSLSDERLLAEVRCVFYANYECYGVRKVWQELRHRRVAAGRDQVARIMRSAGLRGATRLKRVRTTYPEVGAARAPDLVQRNWSLEAPDTVWVSDFTYVPSREGTVYVSFLQDVFSRRILGFTVATSMGAQLVTKALDQAISIRKRTNPSFTGQGVIVHSDAGSQGGFKWSSQHLGCGGARWASRGSRCLRFRLGRGASGRRIGLYGRRCGHRVGRSRRVRCSVSSGA; encoded by the coding sequence GTGATCGTCGCGTACATCGATGCCTACAAGGCTTCGTTCGGGGTCGAGCCGATTTGCCGTGTCCTTAGGGACCACGATTACCAGATCGCCCCCAGCACCTACTACGCCTTCAAGAAGAGACCGCCCTCGGCTCGATCACTGTCCGATGAGCGGCTGCTGGCCGAGGTCAGGTGCGTGTTCTACGCCAACTACGAGTGCTACGGCGTCCGCAAGGTGTGGCAGGAACTCAGGCACAGGCGCGTGGCAGCGGGCCGCGACCAGGTGGCGCGCATCATGCGCTCAGCCGGCCTCAGGGGCGCCACGCGCCTGAAGCGCGTGCGCACCACCTACCCGGAGGTAGGCGCTGCCCGCGCGCCTGACCTGGTGCAGCGCAACTGGAGCCTGGAGGCGCCCGACACGGTGTGGGTGTCGGACTTCACCTACGTCCCCAGCCGCGAGGGCACGGTGTACGTGTCGTTCCTGCAGGACGTGTTCTCCCGGCGCATCCTGGGCTTCACGGTGGCCACCAGCATGGGCGCGCAGCTCGTTACCAAGGCGCTGGATCAAGCCATCAGCATCAGGAAGCGCACGAACCCCAGCTTCACCGGGCAGGGCGTCATAGTTCACAGCGATGCCGGCAGTCAAGGCGGATTCAAGTGGTCGTCGCAACACCTCGGTTGTGGAGGTGCTAGATGGGCCAGTCGAGGAAGCAGGTGCCTGAGGTTCCGGTTGGGGCGCGGCGCCAGTGGGCGGCGGATCGGGCTTTACGGCCGCCGATGCGGTCACCGGGTCGGCCGGAGCCGTCGCGTGCGGTGCAGCGTGAGTTCTGGCGCCTGA
- a CDS encoding IS30 family transposase gives MPPLSLVEPSKRYLSFAEREEIALLRAQDVGIREIARRIGRDASTISREVRRNSATRAGKPEYRALVAQWKAQQAAKRPKVAKLAVNTRLREYVQDRLSGAVRRPDGTSVAGPTPPAWKGLNKPHRADRRWSLSWSPEQISQRLKLDFPDDETMRISHEAIYQALFIEGRGALKRELVACLRAGRALRRPRERSRNRPQGHITADVVISERPAEASDRAVPGHWEGDLLIGTGRSAIGTLVERKSRSTLLVHLPRLEGWGEKPAVKNGPALGGYGAVAMTAALTASITKLPDQLRKTLTWDRGKELTAHAQFTLATGTKVYFADPHSPWQRATNENTNGLLRQYFPKGTDLSRWSAEDLEAVAFTLNNRPRKVLNWRTPAEVFNEQLQSLQQDGVATTD, from the coding sequence ATGCCGCCGTTGAGCCTGGTTGAGCCCTCGAAGCGTTACCTGTCTTTCGCTGAGCGTGAGGAGATCGCGCTGTTACGCGCACAGGATGTGGGTATTCGTGAGATCGCCCGCCGTATCGGGCGTGACGCCAGCACCATCTCACGGGAGGTGCGCCGTAACTCCGCGACCCGCGCCGGGAAGCCCGAGTATCGGGCGCTGGTGGCTCAGTGGAAGGCGCAGCAGGCCGCCAAGCGCCCCAAGGTAGCGAAGCTCGCGGTCAACACCCGGTTGCGGGAGTACGTGCAAGACCGGCTCAGTGGGGCTGTTCGTCGGCCTGATGGCACGAGCGTTGCCGGACCCACACCGCCAGCGTGGAAGGGGTTGAACAAGCCGCATCGGGCTGACCGGCGCTGGTCACTCTCGTGGAGCCCGGAGCAGATCTCTCAACGGTTGAAGCTCGATTTCCCTGATGATGAGACCATGCGGATCAGTCACGAGGCGATCTACCAAGCCCTGTTCATCGAGGGTCGCGGCGCGCTCAAGCGGGAGCTGGTCGCGTGCCTGCGCGCCGGGCGAGCGTTACGGCGACCGCGAGAACGATCACGCAACAGGCCGCAGGGGCATATCACTGCGGATGTGGTGATCTCCGAGCGGCCAGCGGAAGCATCTGATCGCGCCGTTCCCGGGCATTGGGAGGGAGACCTCCTCATCGGCACGGGCCGCTCCGCCATCGGCACCCTCGTGGAGCGCAAGAGCCGGTCCACGCTGTTGGTGCACCTACCGCGGCTGGAAGGCTGGGGTGAGAAGCCCGCGGTGAAGAACGGGCCCGCCCTAGGCGGTTACGGCGCGGTCGCCATGACCGCAGCCCTAACCGCGTCGATCACGAAGTTGCCCGATCAGCTCCGTAAGACGCTCACCTGGGATCGCGGCAAGGAACTAACGGCGCACGCCCAGTTCACCCTGGCCACCGGCACGAAGGTGTACTTCGCCGACCCGCACTCACCCTGGCAAAGGGCCACGAACGAGAACACCAACGGGCTGCTAAGGCAGTACTTTCCCAAAGGCACCGATCTATCGAGGTGGTCAGCGGAGGATCTGGAAGCCGTGGCCTTCACGCTGAACAACCGCCCCCGAAAAGTCCTCAACTGGAGAACCCCTGCAGAGGTATTCAACGAGCAGCTACAATCACTCCAACAAGACGGTGTTGCAACGACCGATTGA